One genomic region from Clostridiales bacterium encodes:
- a CDS encoding DUF11 domain-containing protein — protein MPFIQRYSDVKKGGIVFTGNTLGLSKAPNQNAPGTLGSIGAFTSLNNALQVGTFPAGTTLDYTQNGSRAMLDLPAGSTVLYAELIWGGLFRSSANNISAVINNGIAFTTPLGTFTVAPDPVTAQNFDIPANDITVGFYVRSANVTALVQAALGGTYAVQGVPALIEALDNRTADTNHAGWTLAVVYEDSTLPLRNMTVWSGGVVVSPNTGSTTITVSNFLTPDALPITSKIFVSAQEGDAVLTGDRMLFGQSIPTLTNLSGPNNPVNNFFASQINSANGTLDTTGTFGTRNANAAAGTNTSACRQGWDITAVDVSPLLTAGQSSAVIRFTSDGDLYVPNALALLIDSKGANLTVLKSADKTYAEVGEQISYTLEIKNTGTVNALNTTVNDMLPPETTLVPNSVTVDGVPYAGALPVVIPTIAPDQTVVVSFSVTVNSLPAVNPVFNVARADYEFFPFAGYPAESFSNANPVSVFIVSRSVTNVKSVDKAFAVQGDILTYTSVIKNTGNIPITTAIFKDEIPAGTTFVNGSVTIDGTSYPSYDPAVGFFAANLTPQASITVTFQVQVN, from the coding sequence ATGCCATTTATTCAACGATATTCCGACGTAAAAAAAGGCGGGATCGTTTTTACCGGCAATACGCTGGGGCTGAGCAAAGCTCCAAATCAAAACGCGCCCGGAACCCTGGGCTCGATAGGCGCGTTCACCAGCCTGAACAACGCTTTGCAGGTAGGAACGTTCCCCGCAGGAACTACGCTCGATTACACGCAGAACGGCTCGCGCGCGATGCTTGATCTTCCCGCAGGCTCGACCGTTCTTTACGCCGAGCTTATCTGGGGCGGGCTGTTCCGCTCATCCGCCAATAACATTTCGGCGGTCATCAACAACGGGATAGCGTTTACTACCCCGCTCGGCACGTTCACGGTCGCGCCCGACCCCGTGACCGCGCAGAACTTCGACATTCCCGCAAACGATATTACCGTCGGATTTTACGTGCGCTCGGCTAACGTTACGGCACTCGTGCAAGCCGCGCTCGGCGGGACTTACGCCGTACAGGGCGTGCCCGCGCTGATAGAAGCCTTGGACAACCGCACGGCGGACACCAACCATGCGGGCTGGACGCTCGCCGTCGTATACGAGGACTCGACTCTGCCGCTTCGCAATATGACCGTTTGGAGCGGCGGGGTCGTCGTTTCGCCCAATACGGGCAGTACGACGATAACCGTTTCCAACTTTCTCACGCCCGACGCGTTGCCTATCACAAGCAAGATCTTCGTTTCGGCGCAGGAAGGCGACGCCGTACTGACGGGCGACCGTATGCTGTTCGGTCAAAGCATACCCACGCTCACCAACCTGTCGGGGCCGAACAATCCCGTAAACAATTTCTTTGCGTCGCAAATCAACTCGGCGAACGGCACGCTCGACACTACGGGCACGTTCGGCACACGCAACGCCAACGCCGCCGCGGGTACTAACACTTCCGCCTGCCGCCAGGGCTGGGATATAACAGCCGTCGACGTTTCTCCGCTTCTTACGGCGGGTCAGAGCAGCGCGGTAATACGGTTTACGAGCGACGGCGACCTGTACGTTCCAAACGCTTTGGCACTGCTCATAGACAGCAAGGGCGCAAACCTGACGGTATTGAAATCTGCGGACAAAACGTACGCCGAAGTCGGCGAACAAATTTCATACACGCTGGAAATAAAAAATACGGGCACGGTGAATGCGCTCAATACTACCGTCAACGATATGCTTCCGCCGGAAACCACGCTCGTACCGAACTCGGTAACGGTTGACGGCGTGCCGTACGCGGGCGCGCTACCCGTCGTCATTCCAACGATAGCGCCCGATCAAACAGTAGTCGTATCGTTCAGCGTAACGGTAAACTCACTGCCCGCAGTCAATCCCGTGTTTAACGTTGCGCGCGCCGACTACGAGTTTTTCCCGTTCGCGGGCTACCCCGCCGAAAGCTTTTCCAACGCCAACCCCGTATCCGTTTTTATAGTGTCCCGAAGCGTTACAAACGTAAAGAGCGTAGACAAGGCGTTCGCCGTGCAGGGCGATATACTAACCTACACGTCGGTCATTAAAAACACGGGTAACATACCGATCACTACCGCAATCTTTAAGGACGAGATCCCCGCAGGCACGACTTTCGTAAACGGCTCGGTAACGATAGACGGCACGAGCTATCCCTCATACGATCCCGCGGTCGGGTTTTTTGCGGCGAACCTCACACCGCAAGCAAGCATAACAGTGACCTTTCAAGTACAGGTAAATTAA
- a CDS encoding DUF11 domain-containing protein → MIVSNQSNIAFDYVLPDGQTIAANLDSNIVTTEILTYSVPKIKTGDKTFLQEGETSIHTVVITNNSQTQLFNMVLKDNMSNGATYVAGSVVVNGVSQPSYDPVAGFPLPSLDPNQSVTVSYTIQANNPMTQSPVTDYATLSYTVDDPLRSNVNFTENTNTVTVQIISNRITNVKSVDKSYAVRGDILHYTSVITNTGSLLKSNLVFTDPIPAGTTFASGSVRINGVVYAAYDPQIGFPLPDLAVGDAVTVEFDVTVN, encoded by the coding sequence ATGATAGTATCCAACCAATCCAATATCGCATTCGACTACGTTTTGCCGGACGGACAAACGATTGCCGCCAATCTGGACAGCAATATCGTCACTACCGAAATACTGACCTATTCCGTGCCCAAGATAAAGACGGGCGACAAAACCTTCTTGCAGGAAGGCGAAACCTCTATTCACACCGTTGTTATTACGAACAACTCCCAAACCCAACTTTTCAATATGGTCTTAAAGGACAATATGTCCAACGGCGCGACATACGTTGCGGGAAGCGTTGTGGTGAACGGTGTATCTCAGCCCTCGTACGATCCCGTAGCGGGCTTCCCCCTGCCCTCGCTCGACCCAAATCAGTCCGTCACCGTAAGCTATACCATTCAAGCGAACAACCCCATGACGCAATCGCCCGTTACAGACTATGCCACGCTTAGTTATACCGTCGACGATCCGTTGCGCAGCAACGTAAACTTCACCGAAAACACCAATACCGTAACCGTTCAGATCATTTCCAACAGGATCACCAACGTAAAGAGCGTGGATAAATCGTACGCCGTTCGGGGCGATATTCTGCACTACACGTCGGTCATTACCAATACGGGCTCGCTGTTAAAGAGCAATCTCGTATTTACAGACCCCATCCCCGCAGGCACGACCTTTGCGAGCGGCAGCGTAAGAATAAACGGCGTAGTATACGCGGCGTACGATCCGCAGATCGGCTTCCCCCTGCCCGATCTTGCCGTAGGCGATGCCGTGACCGTAGAATTCGACGTGACGGTGAACTGA
- the prfA gene encoding peptide chain release factor 1, with amino-acid sequence MQDVKTDKLDGIVERFKALDEKVQDPAVIADNKAWAELCRERSELEPIVEKYAELKKATDDRADALEMQKSDDPEFAAFAKDEVERLTARIAEINDELKIMLLPKDPNDGKNAVLEIRPAAGGEEAALFAAELCRMYKMFAERKRWAVEDISLNDTELGGVKEAVFGISGKDVFSFLKFESGVHRVQRVPVTETQGRVHTSTVTVAVLPETETVDVEILDKDIKIDTFRASGAGGQHINKTDSAIRITHFPTGIVVTCQDQRSQTKNKERAMQVLATKLYDYYQGQKDEEYASLRKGQVGTGDRSERIRTYNFPQGRVTDHRIGFTLYSIDEFMNGDLDKMVEALRIADQTRKLNGEE; translated from the coding sequence ATGCAGGACGTAAAGACCGATAAGCTCGACGGCATAGTCGAGAGGTTCAAGGCGCTCGACGAGAAGGTCCAAGACCCCGCCGTCATTGCCGATAACAAGGCATGGGCGGAGCTGTGCCGCGAGCGCAGCGAGCTCGAACCGATAGTCGAAAAATACGCCGAGCTCAAAAAGGCGACGGACGACCGCGCCGACGCGCTCGAAATGCAAAAGTCCGACGATCCCGAGTTCGCGGCGTTCGCCAAGGACGAGGTGGAGCGGCTCACCGCGCGCATAGCCGAGATAAACGACGAGCTCAAAATCATGCTTCTCCCCAAAGACCCCAACGACGGCAAGAACGCAGTACTCGAAATTCGTCCCGCAGCGGGCGGCGAGGAAGCCGCGCTGTTTGCCGCCGAGCTTTGCCGTATGTACAAAATGTTCGCCGAGCGCAAGCGTTGGGCGGTCGAGGATATCTCGCTCAACGACACCGAGCTGGGCGGTGTAAAGGAAGCCGTTTTCGGCATTAGCGGCAAGGACGTTTTCTCCTTCCTCAAATTCGAGAGCGGCGTACACCGCGTTCAACGCGTGCCTGTGACAGAAACGCAGGGACGCGTGCATACCTCGACGGTCACGGTCGCGGTTCTGCCTGAAACCGAAACGGTCGACGTGGAAATACTCGATAAGGATATAAAGATCGATACCTTCCGCGCGAGCGGCGCAGGCGGTCAGCACATAAACAAGACCGACTCGGCTATACGCATTACGCACTTCCCGACGGGGATAGTCGTCACCTGTCAGGACCAACGCAGCCAGACCAAGAACAAGGAACGCGCCATGCAGGTGCTTGCGACCAAGCTGTACGACTACTACCAAGGACAAAAGGACGAGGAGTACGCGTCGCTTAGAAAAGGTCAGGTCGGCACGGGCGACCGCAGCGAGCGCATACGCACGTATAACTTCCCGCAGGGTCGCGTTACCGATCACCGTATCGGGTTCACGCTGTATTCGATAGACGAGTTCATGAACGGCGACCTCGATAAAATGGTGGAAGCGTTGCGTATCGCCGACCAAACCCGCAAGCTTAACGGCGAAGAATAA